The proteins below are encoded in one region of Pleuronectes platessa chromosome 12, fPlePla1.1, whole genome shotgun sequence:
- the lhcgr gene encoding lutropin-choriogonadotropic hormone receptor translates to MRLRAVRLYGLLAALCWLLDVRSCGAYRCPSICRCSPDTFQCSRDSQLASRRISSRSATRLRFSHLPLKQVPTHAFKELINITVIEISQSDRITQIQRHAFLSLHSLAQIFVQNINSLRSIEKGAFTDLPKLEYLSISNTGMTNFPDFTTISSLVPNIILEMADNMRIDFIPANSFQGFTDEYLDMNLVRNGFKEINSHAFNGTKLNTLILRDNRYLRSIQEDAFEGATGPTSLDVSSTALSSLPAKGLRQVGFLKASSTFAMKSLPPLDSLSELVEAEFTYPSHCCAFQTWRRKERESALKNSTTFCDLIETDTNPSSDGVNPPDDINFQYHDLEFICLNNPIIKCTPKPDAFNPCEDLLGFPFLRCLTWIISFFSVTGNLAVLVILLISHRKLTISRFLMCNLAFADLCMGLYLMLIACMDHYSRHEYYNHATDWQLGPGCGIAGFLIVFAGELSVYTLTVISIERWHTIINAMHVNKRLRMHHVTAMMGVGWGFSLLVALLPLVGVSSYSRVSICLPMDIDTPGSQVYVVAVLVLNVVAFFVVCYCYICIYLSVHNPEQSSSRRGDTKIAKRMAVLIFTDFICMAPISFFAISAALRMPLITVSHSKILLILFYPINSLCNPFLYTIFTRAFRKDMRRLLSRCFCCEASSDFYRSQTLASNLTCAEKTSKRKPHSHSFYAYHIKMKGCFLDKGTT, encoded by the exons ATGCGTCTGCGGGCGGTGCGCCTCTACGGGCTCCTGGCGGCGCTGTGCTGGCTCCTGGATGTGCGCTCCTGCGGGGCTTACAGGTGCCCAAGCATCTGCCGCTGCAGCCCGGACACTTTCCAGTGCAGCCGGGACTCTCAGCTGGCCTCCCGACGGATATCCTCCAGATCCGCGACTCGACT GAGGTTCAGTCATCTGCCCTTGAAGCAAGTCCCCACTCACGCCTTCAAGGAGCTGATCAACATCACGGTGAT TGAGATTTCCCAGAGCGACCGCATCACGCAGATCCAGCGACAtgccttcctctccctccacagCCTGGCACAAAT TTTCGTGCAGAACATCAACAGTCTGAGGTCTATTGAGAAAGGGGCCTTCACTGACCTGCCCAAACTGGAATACTT GAGCATCTCCAACACAGGGATGACAAACTTCCCAGATTTTACAaccatctcgtccttggtgcctAATATTATTCT agaaatGGCAGACAACATGAGGATCGACTTCATTCCTGCCAACTCCTTCCAGGGTTTCACAGACGAGTATCTTGACAT GAACCTGGTTAGAAACGGCTTCAAGGAAATTAATTCTCATGCGTTCAATGGAACCAAGCTCAACACATT GATTTTGAGGGACAACAGGTATCTCAGGTCCATTCAAGAAGATGCCTTCGAAGGAGCCACAGGTCCGACTTCTCT GGATGTTTCCTCCACAGCTCTGAGTTCCCTCCCGGCTAAAGGGTTAAGGCAAGTGGGGTTCCTGAAAGCCAGCTCTACCTTTGCTATGAAGAGCCTCCCTCCGCTGGATAGCCTGTCTGAACTGGTGGAGGCTGAGTTCACGTATCCCAGCCACTGCTGTGCCTTCCAAACATGGCGTCGGAAAGAAAG ggAGAGTGCCTTGAAGAACTCTACAACGTTTTGTGATCTAATCGAAACAGACAC AAACCCCAGCTCGGATGGCGTGAATCCTCCCGACGACATCAACTTCCAGTATCATGACCTGGAGTTTATTTGTCTGAACAACCCTATCATCAAGTGCACCCCGAAGCCAGACGCCTTCAACCCTTGCGAGGATCTGCTGGGCTTTCCCTTCCTGCGCTGCCTCACCTGGataatctcttttttttctgtaaccGGAAACCTGGCTGTTCTAGTTATTCTGCTCATCAGCCACCGAAAGCTCACCATCTCCAGGTTTCTCATGTGCAACCTGGCTTTTGCCGATCTGTGCATGGGGCTCTACCTGATGCTCATCGCCTGCATGGATCACTACTCCCGTCACGAGTACTACAACCACGCCACCGATTGGCAGTTGGGGCCCGGGTGTGGCATAGCGGGGTTTCTGATAGTGTTTGCCGGTGAGTTATCAGTGTATACGCTGACTGTGATTAGCATTGAACGCTGGCACACCATCATCAACGCCATGCATGTCAACAAGAGGCTGCGGATGCACCATGTGACGGCTATGATGGGGGTAGGTTGGGGTTTCTCTCTGCTGGTTGCCCTGCTCCCTCTAGTGGGGGTCAGCAGTTACAGCAGGGTGAGCATCTGTCTGCCCATGGACATCGACACGCCGGGCTCGCAGGTCTACGTGGTGGCTGTGCTCGTCCTCAATGTTGTTGCTTTCTTCGTGGTCTGCTACTGTTACATCTGCATTTACCTGAGTGTTCACAACCCAGAGCAGTCGTCCAGCCGTCGCGGAGACACCAAGATTGCCAAACGCATGGCTGTGCTCATTTTCACTGACTTCATTTGTATGGCGCCGATCTCATTCTTCGCCATCTCTGCAGCCCTACGCATGCCTCTCATTACCGTCTCGCACTCAAAGATCCTGCTCATCCTTTTTTATCCCATCAACTCCCTCTGCAACCCTTTCTTATACACCATCTTCACTCGGGCTTTCAGGAAGGACATGCGCCGGCTGCTGAGTCGCTGCTTCTGCTGCGAGGCCAGCAGCGACTTCTACAGGTCACAGACTCTGGCCTCAAACCTCACCTGTGCCGAAAAGACGTCCAAAAGAAAACCACACTCCCACAGCTTCTATGCCTATCACATCAAGATGAAGGGTTGCTTTTTAGACAAGGGAACCACATGA
- the gtf2a1l gene encoding TFIIA-alpha and beta-like factor, whose protein sequence is MLSNTGPVAKLYLSIIDDVIESMRELYLDEGLEDRVLDDLRRIWEAKMMQSKAMEDFRKNNINSSNFVLQLPDSYGQIGRAHKATVVIPAGQSIHGFPNNSETLATFSLPAGLAYPVQIPAGVTLQTASGQLYKVNVPVVVTQAPMGQKPLSLQIQRAPAPQSTAAPPDTKLPQQVEPPPAPAPSVSQSPQADLPPSPESSPVQQPQVPTADATQLPVVPSPPAQENEPSAQPEPVNYSMTSSPCSQLLEEALAQTTQLKSRDIDDILKQVIEEEREKAERRRNLPPARTQDQTEAVLAGLGLDYSYSELSDIVQLDGPPDNSDAEEEGGAPLEENDFLGIINAEAIKALQEGGGSSDGNSLSSSSDSEGADKLSAEDEDPLNSGDDVIEQDIPDLFDTDNVIVCQYDKIHRSKNRWKFHLKDGVMCYAGRDYVFSKAVGEAEW, encoded by the exons ATGTTGTCCAACACGGGCCCGGTG GCCAAACTCTACTTGTCCATAATTGACGATGTGATCGAGAGCATGAGGGAGCTCTACCTGGACGAAGGGCTGGAAGACCGAGTCCTGGACGATTTAAGACGT ATCTGGGAGGCCAAGATGATGCAGTCCAAAGCTATGGAAGACTTCAGGAAGAACAacatcaactcatccaactTTGTGCTCCAGCTCCCGGACAGCTACGGCCAGATCGGCCGAGCGCACAAAG CCACAGTCGTGATCCCTGCCGGTCAGAGTATCCACGGCTTCCCA AACAACTCAGAGACACTTGCTACTTTTTCTCTCCCCGCCGGGTTAGCTTACCCTGTGCAGATACCAGCAGGGGTCACTCTACAAACAGCCTCTG GTCAACTTTACAAGGTCAATGTTCCTGTCGTGGTTACTCAGGCCCCGATGGGTCAGAAGCCTTTATCCCTACAGATACAGAGAGCTCCTGCCCCTCAGTCAACTGCAGCCCCTCCAGATACCAAACTTCCTCAGCAGGTGGAGCCACCCCCTGCTCCAGCACCCTCTGTCTCCCAGTCGCCGCAGGCCGATTTACCCCCCAGTCCAGAGAGCAGCCCCGTCCAGCAGCCACAGGTTCCCACTGCTGACGCCACGCAGCTTCCGGTTGTCCCCTCTCCACCGGCACAAGAAAATGAGCCGAGTGCCCAACCTGAACCTGTGAACTACAGTATGACCTCCTCACCCTGCAGTCAGTTATTAGAGGAAGCCTTGGCGCAGACGACTCAGTTGAAGAGCAGAGACATAGATGACATCCTAAAACAAGTgattgaggaggagagagagaaagcagaacGGAGGAGGAATCTGCCACCTGCCAGAACTCAAGATCAGACCGAGGCTGTTCTCGCTGGG CTGGGCCTCGACTACAGCTACAGTGAACTGTCGGACATCGTTCAGCTGGACGGTCCCCCAGACAACTCAGACGccgaggaggagggtggagctCCGCTGGAAGAGAATGACTTCCTGGGTATAATCAATGCAGAGGCCATAAAGGCCCTCCAGGAGGGAGGTGGAAGCAGCGACGGCAACAGCCTCTCCTCCAGCAGCGACAGCGAGGGAGCAGATAAACTGTCTGCGGAAGATGAG GATCCCTTGAACTCAGGCGATGACGTGATTGAGCAGGACATCCCGGATCTCTTTGACACCGACAACGTTATTGTCTGCCAGTACGACAAA ATTCACCGCAGCAAGAACCGCTGGAAGTTTCATTTGAAAGATGGTGTGATGTGCTACGCAGGCAGGGACTACGTGTTCTCTAAAGCTGTCGGGGAAGCTGAGTGGTAA